The following are encoded together in the Acetonema longum DSM 6540 genome:
- a CDS encoding OAM dimerization domain-containing protein, whose product MTDLTNVKPYGDTLDDGMVQLSFTLPVALNNATKEAARQLVLHMGMTEPAVVHAAAISDSFSFFILYAKCRQGVDITKIVAPDVALKVLSKQEVDDYIKDNVKRKLNVLGACIESDAHTVGIDAIMNMKGFNGHKGLESYHEINAVNMGAQVSCEEVIRKAYEIRADAILISQVVTQKNIHITNLTKLADMLEAEGLRDKLTLVVGGPRITHELAKELGYDAGFGPNTYAEHVASFLVQEGKFRDSAAAV is encoded by the coding sequence ATGACTGATTTAACCAATGTCAAGCCTTATGGCGATACCCTGGACGACGGCATGGTGCAGTTGTCGTTTACCTTGCCGGTGGCTTTGAATAATGCCACCAAGGAGGCGGCTAGGCAGCTGGTCCTGCATATGGGAATGACCGAGCCGGCAGTGGTCCATGCCGCGGCCATCAGTGATTCCTTCAGCTTCTTTATTCTTTACGCAAAGTGCCGTCAGGGAGTGGATATAACCAAGATCGTGGCCCCGGATGTGGCCCTGAAAGTATTATCGAAACAGGAAGTGGACGATTATATTAAGGACAATGTGAAGCGGAAGTTAAACGTCCTGGGGGCCTGCATTGAAAGCGATGCTCATACCGTGGGCATCGACGCTATTATGAACATGAAAGGGTTCAACGGGCATAAAGGCCTGGAAAGCTATCATGAAATCAACGCCGTTAACATGGGGGCGCAGGTTTCCTGCGAGGAAGTGATCCGCAAAGCCTATGAAATCCGAGCCGACGCTATTTTGATCTCCCAGGTTGTCACCCAGAAAAATATTCATATCACCAATTTGACTAAGCTGGCGGATATGCTGGAAGCGGAAGGCCTGAGGGATAAACTGACCCTGGTGGTGGGAGGACCGCGCATTACCCACGAATTAGCCAAGGAATTGGGCTATGACGCCGGTTTCGGCCCAAACACCTATGCCGAACACGTTGCTTCGTTTTTGGTGCAGGAAGGAAAATTCAGGGATTCCGCAGCGGCGGTATAA